ATGTTTTATTTTTGAAGAAAATTCAAAGAAAAAATACTCGTTATTAAGATAATCCTAAAATTTAGTGAATATTTTTTCAAATTATTGAAAAATTCTTTATTTTTGAACTTGACAAAATTCTTATTTTATATATAATTTAAAATTAACTAAAATCAAAAGTATTTTGGATTAAACAATGGAAAATCCTGGACTCGAAGAAAAAGGATTTTCTCCTCACCTAAGCTAAGTCTTTTTTTCTCATCGCAGATACATCTCTTCTTAAAATTTTTGAGATCATTTTATCAAAAATAAATAATGGAGGTGGTAGTATGCTTATGAAAAGACTAAGAGAGACCAAAGAAAGGTTGGAAGATGTGACCAAAAGGGTTGGCGTTGGTGCTTATCATAGAACAGTTCCTTATGAAATCTTTCAGACAGTTAAATCATATTTACTCAAGCTTTACATGGGCTATGAGGTTAATCCTCCAGCTGATGAATTGCCTTTTTCTGTTGAAGATGCTTTCTCTTATGTTAAACCAGGGTTTTTGACTCTGCCTATGGTTGTAGGGTTTGATCCTCTTGATAATTATACTTCTTCAGAGCAGTCTTTTCTTGCTATTGTTAGGTATAGAAATAAAAGATATTACATTTCATTTTCTACTATTGAAGATAGGTTCGTCGGGACTCTTTATGTTATTTTTGTGGTAGGTGAAGACCCAGAAGAATTATACTCTATTGAGTTAACCAATCTTCTAATAAAGCTTGCTATCAGAAATTCAGGCTATTACGGAAAATTCCTAAAATTTTCTAGTCCCACTGACAACATTGAAAGGGTCAAATTTAAAGTTTTACTTCCTCCCAATCTTACCCTTGATGATATTTATTTAAAAGACAAATCAGATCTTGAGGATTTTGTAGAAGCTGTAAAAAGGAAAAATCAAGGTCTTAGATATCTTTTTGTTGGTGAGCCTGGTACAGGAAAAACAGATACAGTGAAAGCTATCATAGCTGAGTGTTTAAAGTCTAATGGAATAACAGTGATAGAGGTTGATGCAGGATGTGGCATATCTTTAAATCATGTTTTTGAATACGCAGAAATATTTAGCCCGGTTTTACTATGCATAGACGATATTGACCTCTTAGTTGGGTCAAGAGAAAACCCTTTAAAAGCGAGAGATCTTTCAAGTGCACTTCAAGCCTTAGATGGTTTTGTTGAGAAGGAGGATCATTATTTAATTGCTACTACTAACGATAGAAAACTTGTTGATTTTGCTTTGAGAAGACCAGGCAGGTTTGACCTCATTATGGAGTTTGAAGAGCTTGATCCAGAATTTTATCCCAACCTTGTTTTAAGAGAATCAAAAGATGAACGCTTAAGTGAAGTGTTTAAAGACGAAAAGGTAAGAAAAAAGCTTTCTAATCTCAAGGTGACAGGTGCATTCATTGTAACCTTAGTTAAGCATTTACTTAAGCCCCGGTATGAAGAAACAAGATACGAACCTAATACAGTATTAGCTTTGATAGACAAGCTTCAAACGTCCTTTAAGCAGGAGGTGAAAAAGGAAGAAAAATTAGGTTTTGTTGGAGGAGATAATGAGTAAAGTCAATCTTGAAGAGTTTAAGCAGATCATTAAAGAACTAACCGACGAGGCTAAAGTTTTAGGGAATCCTTATATATTTTTGACTGAATTAGATAGGTTTTTAAGAAACAAGGGGATAAATCTTTACAGATATACCGGAGAGCTTGATAAAAAGGAAAGGAGAATCATAGATAGGGAGATTATCAGTCAGCTTATTAAGTGTGCAAATGAGATTTTGGAAAGATTTGACGCTGAAACTATTTTAGATGAAAGGAAAAAGCTTGAACGAGAATTTTTAGAAATTCTTAGGATATTCGCTAAATTGAAAAATATTGACTCAGCATATTATCTAATGCACGTTTTTTACTACTATTTCAATCCCTATGATTTTAACTACATTCTCATTTTAAATGAACTGAGAACGCTAAATCTTGATCCTGAAACTGAGATGGTAGAACTTAGAGTCAAAGATATTATTAACATTGATGAAGATCAGAAATTTACTGAAAAGGAGGATGTAGTTCAAGAAAAAGAAATAGGAGAGGTGCTTATTCAAGAATATCTTGAGCGTAGATGTAAGGAAGAGCCAAAAGTAGAGCTTCCGCAATGCGAGTGTGAAGAGGAAGAGTATCCCCTTGACCCCATCATTCAAGCAATTGAAGAATTGTTTGCCAATAAAGCTGATGTTAAGCCAACCTTAGAGATGGCAAAAGAGTATTTAAAAACCAAAGGATTGAGCCTTGAGACTTTCTCCAAAAGAGAGCTTATAGAGTTTTTAAATATCTTAGCTTCTTTGATAGCAGATAGAATACTCTCTGACGACGAAGAGTTGGCTAAGATTTATAATAGTATGTGGCTTGAAGATATTAAGATCTACTGCTTAAAAAATCTAAGTCCTAAAAATCCTTACTGTAGGGTAATGTATCTTTTTTATTTAGATATTATCGGTAGATATGGTGCTGAGAAAGCATCTCTTGAAGCTTATGAATTCGTAAAGAAAAGGGTTGAACCAAACGAAGTAGAAAAGCTTCTTATGGAACTTTTAGAGGATGAGCTTAGCAAAAGGCAAAGGCAAGCAAAGACTAAATCAAAGCAAAAGAGAGGGTAAAAGATGAAGGTATACAGAACCTCAGCCAGTTCTAAATATTGTGCTACTTGTGAGTATTGGGGTGCCGTGAGGCAGGTTAGATCGTCAACCGTTGAAAGCGAGGGATGGGGTATATGTTCTAACAGAAGGAGTAGTTTTTATGGTAAAGAAATGAAATACAAGGATCGTTGTTCTAAATACATGAGATGGATCGTGCTTGAGAGATAAAGGATGTAAAAATTGCCCCAAGGCGTATTGCCCAGGGGCACCCTTTTCCCTCGGAAGTTTTCTATGCAGATATACTTTACTGATGAAAAAACAATTACTGATAACATTACAGGAGAAGTTTTTGACCTTGAAGAAGAACAAGGAGTATGGACTTGGGAAAGGAAAGTGTACGTATATAATAAATTATCAAGGAAGGAGAAGCTTAAAACTCTAATGCATGAGATTGTAGAATGTTTTTTAGTAGTTTATTTAGGGATGAAGCAAGACAGAGCCCATAAAATAGCAAGCTTTGTGGAGAGGGTAGTGGGGTTTTGAAAAGGCTGTGCAGAAATAAAGTTTGCCATGCGGACAAAATTGAAAATTAAATTAAAATAAAAAGGAAGGAGGGAATAGTTATGGCTACAGAGATTAAAGTATGGCAGATTATTAATGAAACATTAGAACCCATTGAAACTTCAATGGTAGAGGAGAAGCGTTTAGAAAAGGACCTTGAAAATTGGATTAAAACACATCCAGAAATTTTAGGAGAAAATATCCTAGTAATAGAAGAACAAGTTTCTACTAGTGAAGGATTTATTGATTTTCTAGGGATAGATAAGGAGACAGGAGATCTCATCATTATTGAGCTTAAAAGGGATAGACTTGGGAGAGATGCTTTAGCACAGGCTATAGACTATGCTTCAGAAGTGGCTTCTTGGACAGAAGATGATATTAATGAGCGTATTAACAAAAAATTAAAAGACTTGATCATTGATGAAAACTTGAATTTGGAGGATTCAAACATTAACCTTAACCAAAATCAAAAAATTTTGCTTGTGGGTTTTTCTATGGAGGACCGTTTACAAAGAATGATCGATTGGCTTTCTGAAAAATACGGAATGAGTATCAATGCAGTTCTTTTAAAATATGTAAAAACAAAGAATGGTGAGGAATTAATTGCAAGAACTATGGTTATACCTGAAGAGATAGAAAAAGAAAGAGCTGAAAAACAAAGAGGGCAGATAAAAATTCAATTGTCTGATGAACCAGGGAATTATAATATAGATGAATTAAAAAAACTATTATTAAAATATCTCTCAGAAGATAGACCTGTTCCAAAGCGTATAAGAACGATATTACTTCCTTTATGCTTAGAACATCCTATTGTAACTCGTAACATGATAAAGGAAGAATTACTCAAGAGAGGAGAAGCTGAAGATGAAACTTCAGCCGGGAAAATTATAACCACTATTTCAAGAGAAATAGGAATAGAAAAAAGAGATTATCTGCGCCAAATATTGAGATACGATAAAATAAGCGAACATCAAAAAGAAAATTATAGAATTTCCGAAGAATACAAACAATTAGTAAAAGAAATACTATCTGAACTTAATAAAGAATAAGGTTTAGTAGATAATGTTAAGGATTTGATAATGTTTTTTAAAAATTTGATAATAATTTTTAATCCGAGTTTCTAAGGAGACTTATTATGTTTAGACAAAAGCAACAATTTAAACCCCAAACAAATAAAATCTCTCTTAGCCCAAGCGAAATAGGGAAACCGCTTCTTAATGATTTCTGTCCTCGGTGCTTTTGGTTTACTAAAAAGTTTCCGATTAAAGATAAACATCCTTTTAGCTCTCCAATGGCAGGTATCCTTAGCATAACCGATAAATATGTTAAGGATGTTGTTAAATGGCATGTGCAGGTATTAAACCAATTACCAACTTGGATACTAAATCAATTGCAGAATTTTTATCCTCACCTTGATTTTGAGAATATTAGATTGATAAGACCAACTTCTTGGCGGGTTTCTCTTTTTGATGGGACATGCCTTTTAAGCGGACAAGCTGACGAAATTATAGAGTTTTCTGATGGCTCATTATTCATCATTGATTATAAAACTGCTGCTCTAACAGAGTATCAAACAAAATTAAGACCTTTGTATGAGGCACAACTTAACGCTTATGCCTATTTAGCTAACAAAAAGTTGGGAAAGCCTGTTGTAGGCTTAGCTTTAGTATACTTTGACCCAGAGTATAAAGACCTTAAGGATGAGGTCATGCTACACCGAACTAAAGAAAAGTTTCTTTTTGGTTTCAACCCAACAGTAGTGCCAGTAAAGCTTATGGACAACGAGTGGGTAGAAGATTTATGCCAAACCCTGTTTGAAATTCTTTCTTTGAATTCACCCCCTGAAGGAAGGTCAAACTGCGAGGGGTGTAATTTACTACAGGACTGGTTAAATAAAATTAGCAATTATTTGTTATAAGATTAACCTTAACATCTTACCGAAACTCTCTTGGTAATAAAAATAAAAGTTGAAATTACAAAAGAATAGATCAATTCATCCATATTTTGATGAGTTTATACAAATAAAGCAAGTAAGAGAATTTCTAAACTTAATTTTTGAATATAACTATGCCATAGTTGGTGGATTGGCAGTGTCTTTTTGGATCCCCGAGAGAAAACCAACGCCGGGAGAGCTTGATGTTTTGCTTGATGAAGACCATATAAACGATTTTATTTTTGTTCTCGAAAATCAAAATTATACAATAGAAGGATGGAAAGGAATTGATCTAACTAATGTAGTCGTAAGAAAAGAGAAATTTCGATTTGATATTCTACTTGCTCAAGATGATTGGTTAAAAGAAATGCTGTATTTCAGTATAAAAATAAAAGCCAAAAAGGTTAAAGTTCTTCATCCAAAATGGTTAATCAAAATGAAACTTTTAGCTATGAGAGAAAAAGATTTAAAGGATGTTGAGATGTTAGAGTGTCTCTTAAAAAAGAGAAAGCTATAAAAAACAAGTAATATGTATGACATGCTGAAGGAATGTAGCTATATACGCTCTTTTTAGATGATAGCATGTGGGTCATAACGGAATACCTCTTTGAATAGCCTCGTTAATTTTTTTCATCATCTCTCCAATTCTACCAATTAATGATGCATGAATTTCCTTTCCACTAAACACCGATTTTACTATATTTACATAACATTTCCCGCCCAAAACTACAATTCTATCAAACTTATCTAATCTTTTTTCTACTACTTGCTTAGAAAGTTCCTCTATAGATATTTTTTTCTGATTTATTTCTGCAAAAGGTCGCATTATAATTACCTGGAACAATCTCATCAGGAAGCAAAAATCCATATTTTGCAGATAAAATGCACCAAGATGTTGAATAAAATTTCTCTGCATATTCTCTACACTTTTTAGCAAACGCTCCTATATATACATCTTTTGCCTTAGTAGGACCTGCATCTGGTTTTTCATCCCATATTTTCTTTTTTCCACAAGAAACTATACACAGTGTCCTCATGTGCTCACCTCCACTATATCACCTTTTATTTTAATCATTCCTTTAACGCAAAACTCTTTTGCTATACATTCAGAATAATATGGACAATCCCCGGTAATTTTATCTCGCCTATAACAACCATTTTTAGAAAGATACCAAAGAGGTTTATCCATATTTAATGGTATCAAATCTATGCCTTCATTCTGAAGTTTTTTAAAACTCTCAAACCAAACTTCTTGTGTATATTTAGTTAGTTTATTTTTTTCAGTTTTAAAATTTCCTCTAATAACTCCTGTTGCTAATGTAGCTCTTATCACATGTATATCTACCGGGATAGGAATTTTATCTAAATTTTTTAATTCAAGACCAATATTGTCTCTAAGCATTCTTATCCATAAAGGACCAATCTTAGGACCTCTAAGGTTCGGATAATTATTATTTTCCTTTTTATTTTGTAGTCGTCTCCAAATTAGCTCTGCATCATTATTGCAGTCTTTAATAAAATTTAATGGATCCCCTTTCCACTTCTCCCAAAAAGTAGTCCCTAGGGTTTTCCAAATTGAAACATCTTTTTTTTTCTCTCCAGGATAAATTATGTTTTTTTATATCATCTTTAATTTTTTCAAAAGAACTTTCATATACCTTTTCTGGATAAAATAAATATCTCGTTTCCGGGTCTTCATATGTTCTTCTTGCGCTTTCCCATAATTCATCAGCTTTTCTTTGATAGTCAATTGATACCGTAAAAGTTATAAAAAGCACATGTTCACGGGAGCCTTTAGTCATACCTTTTGGCAATATATCCTCAGGCATCTCCTTTTTTCCGAAAATACCAGTCTTCGTATATGTTTCATAAAGAAGTTTAATTAACTCTTTCCCCCGCTCTGGGTCAAGCTTGATAATCATTTTTCTTAATTTCCTGTACTTTTTCCATCATTTATCTGGCGCTAAATAGAGCTCTTTTCTTAAAAATTTTTCTCACATATATCACTTATTCCGCACTTTTTACAAATAGTTTTATTGCGACAAAATCCAAAGTTTGATGATTCAGTTTTAGAACAATAGGTGTAAATTCCTTTATTGATTTCTCTTAATGTATATGGAAGATTTAATTTTTTTAAGAAATTTATCACATTTTTTTCATTAAGATCTCCTATTAATTTAGATATCCCTGTAATTTTTAAAAAGTGTTTATTAGCCGAGTCCAACTTAAATGAATTTATTGCAAACTGAGCTTCTTTAATGTCACCAACTATAAAATCGAATATATTTTCTCCTATACCATATAATTCTTTCCATGGTTTTTTTATCTTTTTAAATTCTTCCCAATCTTCAGGAGATATATTAAGAAAATCAGAATCGGTAATATCTGGTATTTTTTTATACTCACAATATTTCTTTTTTAAAAAGTAGGAAAAACTTGCGTTATAGTTATTCTTTAAATAATTACAACAGACTAACATATACCATAATAATTTCCAAAAACTGTTTCCTTTCTTATTTTCTTCTTTTTCTAAATAATTTTCAACACATTTGTAAAATTTATAACCTTCTATACCGTATTCTCCATTTTTCATACTCTGATATAAAGGACTTGAAATAGACCCTGCAAAGTTGCGATTGTATTTTTTATTTTTTTGTATATCTAATTTGTCTAAAATTTGTCCGATGCTATTTATTGAACATATTCCCTGTTCCTTTAAAAGACCAATAAATTTCCAGCATTCAAATCCTCCTTGTTCATACCCTCTGCGAAGAAATACTTCATCAATATTTTCCCAATCTTCGTAATATTGATCCCATCTATGTTTAGTTTTTTCTACCACATAAAGGATAATCCTTTTTGCCCCTTCTATATCCATTTCACTCACCTCCCAAATTTTTTTACCTAATTCTTTTTTATTATACCTAATTCTTTCATAAATCAAGTACTTTGCTTTTGTCCTGAATTGTGAGTATAGACGAAATATTTTGTATATTCCAATTTTGACCGAACTGCTGGGTTCTCTATACGTGACCAACTTTATCATTTTGCACTTATTTCCTTTTAAAATTATTAAAAATCAATATATTCTCTAATACCTTTGCTAAAATTTTGGTAGTGTCTAATTAATTGTATAAAGACTTGAAAAGTAAAATAGGCATAGTAGCATCTCCAATGGTTAATAACTTTAAACTACTAGAAAGGAGGGGAAGCTACCATGAAAGAAAAGAAATGAGAGGTTAAACTTAAGGAGGTTAAGGGGATTTAACAAGATTGAATTGGGGGGAACTACCATGCCCTTCCCGAAGAAATTTTTACACAATTAATGAAACACTATCTTTTATACCATATCTTGTGGTTGTTATTTTCAAAACGTTACATCGGTAAATTAGCTACAAAATAGTAGTGTTCATTAATTGTGTAAAGACCTGAAAGGTAGGGAAGGGAAAGATAAAATAGTAAAAAGCTTGAAAATTCTTTCATAAATCTTATATAATTCACTAAAATTAACAACAAATAAATTAAATCAAAATGAAAGCATATTTAGATTGTATCCCCTGTTTAATAAGACAGGCACTTGATACTGTAAGGCTTTCTACAGATGATGAGAAAATCCAGAGAATAACTCTAATCCAAGTAATGAATTTTCTTATTAATTTTTTTCAAAATAATCCAGATGAAGTTCCTACTCCTCCGTATATAGCCTATCACATTTACAGAATTATTAAAGAAGTTACGAAGTGCGAAGACCCTTATCATGACATAAAAGTTAAATATAATGAGATAGCATTAAATATGTATCCAGAGCTTAAAAATATAGTAGAAAATTCATCTGATCCTTTACTAACTGCAATAAGACTTGCAATCGCAGGAAATATTGTTGATTTTGGTGCAACTGGTGGTCAGTTTGATCTAAAGGCAACTTTGAAAGAGGTATTAACTCAAGAATTTGCTATATACCATTATGATTTATTTTGCGAAAGCTTAAAAAATTCAAGAACATTACTTTATCTTGGCGATAATGCTGGGGAGATTGTTTTTGATAAAATACTAATAGAAGAAATCCTAAAAAAGCATAAGTTAAAAATTTATTATGCAGTAAAAGGTGCGCCAGTGATCAATGATGTAACTATAGAAGATGCAGAGCAAGTTAAAATGAATGAGGTAGCTGAAGTCATTACTACCGGTTGCGATGCCCCTGGAACAATCTTAAATTTATGCTCAGAAGAGTTTTTAAAAATTTATAATAATGCAGATATGATAATCTCTAAAGGGCAAGGTAATTATGAAACATTGAGCGAAGAAAAGAAGAAAAATATATTCTTTCTTCTAAAAGCAAAATGTGTAATTATTGCAAGGCATCTAAAAGTAAAAGTAGGTGATATAATACTTAAAAAGGTTGGAAGTAATAATTAAAAATTATGATACTTTTTGTAGTTGAATCCCCTACCAAAATTAGAACTTTGCAGAAATTTTTAAGGGATGGTTTTATTTTTAGGGCTACTCTTGGGCATATAAAAGATCTTCCCAAAGCTAAGCTGGGTATTGATTTAAAAACTTTTGAGCCAGCGTTATATTGGCTTCCCAATAAGAAAAAAGTTCTTTCAGAGATTAAAAAAATAAGTTCAAAAGTAAAAGAAATATACCTTGCTACAGATCCTGATAGAGAAGGAGAAGCTATTGCCTATCATCTTTATGAATATCTCTCTAAAGCTAATCCTAAGCTTAATTTTAAAAGGCTTGATTTGATAGAAATTACAGAAAAGGGGTTAAAATTAGCTCTCTCCAATTTAAGAGAAATTAATCCCTATCTTTATCAATCTTGGCTTACAAGAAGGGTTCTTGATAGACTTATAGGTTATCTAATTTCTCCAAAACTTTCAAAAACTTTTGAAAAGAGCCTTTCAGCTGGAAGGGTTCAGAGTGTAGCTTTAAGATTGATTGTAGAAAGAGAAAAAGAAATAGAAAATTTTGTTCCTGAAAAGAGCTATTCCTTAGAAATTAAACTAAAAAGAGATTCTGTAACAATTCTATCTGAGTTTTATTATAAAAATAGACTTTATAAAACAAAAAATAAAGAGGAACTTATAAAATTCTATAAAGAAAAGCTTCTTAATAATTTGATAATCCTTGAGAAAATAGAAGAAAAAATAGAAAAGAAAAATCCACCCTTACCCCTTAAAACAACTACACTTATTGAAATTTCTCAAAAAATGTTAGGCTACGAACCAAAGCAAACCATGTATTATGCTCAAAGACTTTATGAAAATGGATATATTACTTACATGAGAACTGATTCTGTCAGAGTAAGTGAATATGCTCAAAAAATGGTAAAAGAATTTATAAAGCTTTATTTTGGAGAAGAATTTGTAGGAAAGGAAAGAAAAATCAGACAAAATAGATTTGTTCAAGATGCTCATGAATGCATTAGACCAACAGATGTATTTAGAGAAGAAGTTCCTCTTTCTGAGCCAGAGAAGAAACTTTATCAGCTTATAAGAACTTATTTTATTGCAAGCCAAATGTCTCCTGCAAAATATCTTATTAGAACCTATATTTTTACAAACCAGAATTTAGAAAAAGATTACTTTTTGAAAGCTATATTTAAAAAGCTTCTTTTTGAAGGTTTTTTAAAGGTTTTCAAGGGAGAAAAAGAAGAAAAGGAATTTATAGATTTAAAAGCTGGAGAAATCTTTGAAATTTTAGCCTGGAAAATTAAGGAACATATAACAGAACCACCCTCTCCTTATACTCCCTCAACTTTAATAAAAAAACTTGAATCTCTTGGTATTGGAAGACCATCTACTTACGCAACTTTGCTTGATATTCTTTATAAGAGGAAATATGTAACAAAAGAAAAAGGCTTTTTAAGACCTACAGAACTTGGAAAAGAAGTTTGTGAATATTTGATAAAAAGTTTC
The window above is part of the Thermodesulfobacterium geofontis OPF15 genome. Proteins encoded here:
- a CDS encoding ATP-binding protein, which produces MKRLRETKERLEDVTKRVGVGAYHRTVPYEIFQTVKSYLLKLYMGYEVNPPADELPFSVEDAFSYVKPGFLTLPMVVGFDPLDNYTSSEQSFLAIVRYRNKRYYISFSTIEDRFVGTLYVIFVVGEDPEELYSIELTNLLIKLAIRNSGYYGKFLKFSSPTDNIERVKFKVLLPPNLTLDDIYLKDKSDLEDFVEAVKRKNQGLRYLFVGEPGTGKTDTVKAIIAECLKSNGITVIEVDAGCGISLNHVFEYAEIFSPVLLCIDDIDLLVGSRENPLKARDLSSALQALDGFVEKEDHYLIATTNDRKLVDFALRRPGRFDLIMEFEELDPEFYPNLVLRESKDERLSEVFKDEKVRKKLSNLKVTGAFIVTLVKHLLKPRYEETRYEPNTVLALIDKLQTSFKQEVKKEEKLGFVGGDNE
- a CDS encoding endonuclease NucS domain-containing protein; this translates as MATEIKVWQIINETLEPIETSMVEEKRLEKDLENWIKTHPEILGENILVIEEQVSTSEGFIDFLGIDKETGDLIIIELKRDRLGRDALAQAIDYASEVASWTEDDINERINKKLKDLIIDENLNLEDSNINLNQNQKILLVGFSMEDRLQRMIDWLSEKYGMSINAVLLKYVKTKNGEELIARTMVIPEEIEKERAEKQRGQIKIQLSDEPGNYNIDELKKLLLKYLSEDRPVPKRIRTILLPLCLEHPIVTRNMIKEELLKRGEAEDETSAGKIITTISREIGIEKRDYLRQILRYDKISEHQKENYRISEEYKQLVKEILSELNKE
- a CDS encoding PD-(D/E)XK nuclease family protein, which encodes MFRQKQQFKPQTNKISLSPSEIGKPLLNDFCPRCFWFTKKFPIKDKHPFSSPMAGILSITDKYVKDVVKWHVQVLNQLPTWILNQLQNFYPHLDFENIRLIRPTSWRVSLFDGTCLLSGQADEIIEFSDGSLFIIDYKTAALTEYQTKLRPLYEAQLNAYAYLANKKLGKPVVGLALVYFDPEYKDLKDEVMLHRTKEKFLFGFNPTVVPVKLMDNEWVEDLCQTLFEILSLNSPPEGRSNCEGCNLLQDWLNKISNYLL
- a CDS encoding DUF6884 domain-containing protein, producing MRTLCIVSCGKKKIWDEKPDAGPTKAKDVYIGAFAKKCREYAEKFYSTSWCILSAKYGFLLPDEIVPGNYNATFCRNKSEKNIYRGTF
- a CDS encoding N-glycosylase/DNA lyase; protein product: MLRDNIGLELKNLDKIPIPVDIHVIRATLATGVIRGNFKTEKNKLTKYTQEVWFESFKKLQNEGIDLIPLNMDKPLWYLSKNGCYRRDKITGDCPYYSECIAKEFCVKGMIKIKGDIVEVST
- a CDS encoding damage-control phosphatase ARMT1 family protein, with protein sequence MKAYLDCIPCLIRQALDTVRLSTDDEKIQRITLIQVMNFLINFFQNNPDEVPTPPYIAYHIYRIIKEVTKCEDPYHDIKVKYNEIALNMYPELKNIVENSSDPLLTAIRLAIAGNIVDFGATGGQFDLKATLKEVLTQEFAIYHYDLFCESLKNSRTLLYLGDNAGEIVFDKILIEEILKKHKLKIYYAVKGAPVINDVTIEDAEQVKMNEVAEVITTGCDAPGTILNLCSEEFLKIYNNADMIISKGQGNYETLSEEKKKNIFFLLKAKCVIIARHLKVKVGDIILKKVGSNN
- the topA gene encoding type I DNA topoisomerase; the encoded protein is MILFVVESPTKIRTLQKFLRDGFIFRATLGHIKDLPKAKLGIDLKTFEPALYWLPNKKKVLSEIKKISSKVKEIYLATDPDREGEAIAYHLYEYLSKANPKLNFKRLDLIEITEKGLKLALSNLREINPYLYQSWLTRRVLDRLIGYLISPKLSKTFEKSLSAGRVQSVALRLIVEREKEIENFVPEKSYSLEIKLKRDSVTILSEFYYKNRLYKTKNKEELIKFYKEKLLNNLIILEKIEEKIEKKNPPLPLKTTTLIEISQKMLGYEPKQTMYYAQRLYENGYITYMRTDSVRVSEYAQKMVKEFIKLYFGEEFVGKERKIRQNRFVQDAHECIRPTDVFREEVPLSEPEKKLYQLIRTYFIASQMSPAKYLIRTYIFTNQNLEKDYFLKAIFKKLLFEGFLKVFKGEKEEKEFIDLKAGEIFEILAWKIKEHITEPPSPYTPSTLIKKLESLGIGRPSTYATLLDILYKRKYVTKEKGFLRPTELGKEVCEYLIKSFPEFLDYKFTSKTEEDLEKVVENKKTYQEIVSFNYEILKNYL